The genome window CATTCGCCTTTTTGTGAGCGCGATATTAAACGTCCTCAAAATCTTGAAACCAATGATGAACACGGAGATTTCAAGATTATGATCAAAAAAGAAGGATTAATTTATCCATATGTTTATGGAACCCATCCTTTTGATTTTGTAGGTTGGGATGGTTATCATTATCCATGGGCTTTTTCTATTCATAATTTCGAGCCAATTACAGGACGTATTCATCAACCGCCACCTGTTCATCAAACTTTCGAAGGTGCAGGTTTTGTAATTTGTAGTTTTGTTCCACGTCTTTTTGATTATCATCCGAATGCGATTCCAGCGCCTTATAATCACAGTAACGTAGACTCTGATGAGATTTTATATTATGTGGATGGAGATTTTATGTCTAGAAAATCGGTTGAGAAAGGGCAAATTACATTACATCCAGCTGGGATTCCACATGGACCACATCCTGGAACAGTTGAAAAATCAATTGGAGCGAAAGAAACACACGAATTAGCAGTGATGATTGATCCTTTTCGTCCATTGATGTTAACTGAACAAGCGTTAGAAATAGAAGATCCAGATTATTATAAATCTTGGCTTTATTAAGAGATTTTAATTTTGTTCTAAGTTCTAAGTTCTAAGTTCTAAGTTCTAAGTTCGTTGTTATTCTGAGCTTGTCGAAGAATCTAAGACAGGATTTAATAAAAGTCATTATGAACTTGATTCAAAATCAAATATTTTAAATAAATAGAAGCTGAATAAATCATATACAGTAAAACTTAATACATTTTACTTTTTACATAATACATAAAAATAAAAACACAATAAAAATGAGTACACAAACATTTGCAGAAAAAATAGCATTAGCACAAGATTTTCTTCCAATTAATGGAACAGATTATATCGAGTTTTATGTTGGTAATGCAAAACAATCTGCACATTATTACAAAACAGCTTTCGGATTTCAGGAAGTTGCGTATGCAGGGCCAGAAACAGGAGTGAGAGATAGAGCTTCTTATGTTTTACAACAAGGGAAGATTCGTTTGGTATTAACTTCTGGTTTAAAATCAGATTCT of Empedobacter falsenii contains these proteins:
- a CDS encoding homogentisate 1,2-dioxygenase, with the translated sequence MPLYHHLGEFPQKRHTVFRKPNGELYAEELVSTHGFSSTYSNVYHCYPPTLVKAISEPYSVEPKIARAKHLKHTSLKGFKVKPTKDYLESRVPVLVNNDLHISLAAPQESMTDYFYKNSMADEVIFIHEGSGVLKTGYGQIEFEYGDYLVIPRGIIYQLHFNDSNNRLFITESFSPVETPRRYRNHFGQLMEHSPFCERDIKRPQNLETNDEHGDFKIMIKKEGLIYPYVYGTHPFDFVGWDGYHYPWAFSIHNFEPITGRIHQPPPVHQTFEGAGFVICSFVPRLFDYHPNAIPAPYNHSNVDSDEILYYVDGDFMSRKSVEKGQITLHPAGIPHGPHPGTVEKSIGAKETHELAVMIDPFRPLMLTEQALEIEDPDYYKSWLY